A DNA window from Natranaerovirga pectinivora contains the following coding sequences:
- a CDS encoding energy-coupling factor transporter ATPase, with translation MDKFVNGQGLVFEYHSHNDEEETGAFFRALDGVSIEINRGEFIAVLGHNGSGKSTLAKLINALLKPTEGTLWIKGLDSKEDAHIWDIRQSAGMVFQNPDNQIIGTIVEEDVAFGPENLGIPSNEIRFRVDNALDRVGMSQYKDHSPNKLSGGQKQRIAIAGVMAMKPECIVLDEPTAMLDPRGRKEVIETIKMLNKEEHITVIHITHYMEEVTQADRIIVMDNGKIVMEGAPREIFKRVDELKSLKLDVPQVTELAHLLRNEGIELPEGILTIEEMVGALCQLR, from the coding sequence ATGGATAAGTTTGTTAATGGACAGGGTTTGGTTTTTGAGTATCATAGTCATAATGATGAAGAGGAAACTGGGGCGTTTTTTAGGGCCCTTGATGGGGTTTCTATTGAGATTAATAGAGGTGAGTTTATTGCTGTTCTGGGACATAATGGCTCTGGGAAGTCTACTCTTGCTAAGCTGATTAATGCTTTGTTAAAGCCTACTGAGGGGACGCTTTGGATTAAGGGGTTGGATAGTAAAGAGGATGCTCATATTTGGGATATTAGACAGAGTGCTGGTATGGTTTTTCAGAATCCAGATAATCAAATTATTGGGACCATTGTTGAGGAAGATGTTGCTTTTGGGCCTGAGAATTTGGGGATTCCTTCTAATGAAATTAGATTCCGTGTGGATAATGCTTTAGATAGAGTTGGTATGAGTCAGTATAAAGACCATTCTCCTAATAAGCTTTCTGGGGGTCAGAAGCAAAGGATTGCTATTGCAGGTGTTATGGCAATGAAGCCGGAGTGTATTGTTTTAGATGAGCCAACGGCTATGTTAGATCCTAGAGGTAGAAAAGAAGTTATTGAAACCATAAAGATGCTTAATAAAGAAGAACATATTACAGTGATTCATATTACACATTATATGGAAGAAGTGACTCAAGCGGATAGGATTATTGTTATGGATAATGGCAAGATTGTAATGGAAGGTGCGCCTAGGGAAATTTTTAAAAGAGTGGATGAGTTAAAAAGTTTAAAACTGGATGTGCCTCAAGTAACGGAGCTTGCTCATTTATTACGAAATGAGGGTATTGAACTTCCAGAAGGTATTTTAACAATTGAAGAAATGGTTGGTGCTTTATGTCAATTAAGATAG
- a CDS encoding energy-coupling factor transporter ATPase, translated as MSIKIENVNYFYGKGTPYEMHALKDITLTIPKGQFIGLIGHTGSGKSTLIQHLNGLVKATSGQIYYDDKNIYGETFKLKDLRQKVGLVFQYPEHQLFEMTVYKDIAFGPHNLNLSAEEIKNRVYNAVEKVGLDKEILEKSPFELSGGQKRRVAIAGVLAMEPEVLILDEPTAGLDPKGRDDILNEINKLQKETQKTVVLVSHSMEDIAKYVDRIIVMDKGKVKFDDMPKKIFKHYKELEEIGLGAPQITYLINELIKKGFDIKEDITTIEEAKLELIKCLKNRYI; from the coding sequence ATGTCAATTAAGATAGAGAATGTTAATTATTTTTATGGTAAGGGTACACCTTATGAAATGCATGCGTTAAAAGATATTACCTTAACCATTCCTAAGGGCCAATTTATTGGTCTTATTGGACATACAGGTTCTGGTAAGTCTACTTTGATACAGCATTTGAATGGCCTTGTTAAGGCCACAAGTGGACAAATTTATTATGATGATAAAAACATCTACGGGGAAACTTTTAAATTGAAAGATTTAAGACAAAAAGTGGGATTGGTATTTCAGTATCCAGAGCATCAGCTTTTTGAGATGACGGTGTATAAAGATATTGCTTTTGGTCCTCATAATCTTAATTTAAGTGCTGAAGAAATTAAAAATAGAGTGTATAACGCTGTAGAAAAAGTTGGATTAGACAAAGAGATACTAGAAAAGTCTCCTTTTGAATTGTCTGGTGGTCAAAAACGAAGGGTTGCTATTGCCGGTGTTCTTGCCATGGAGCCAGAAGTTCTAATTTTAGATGAACCCACTGCAGGATTAGATCCAAAAGGAAGAGATGATATTCTCAATGAGATTAACAAATTACAAAAAGAGACTCAAAAAACCGTTGTTTTAGTGTCTCATAGTATGGAAGATATAGCAAAATATGTGGATAGAATTATTGTAATGGATAAGGGTAAAGTGAAGTTTGATGATATGCCTAAAAAGATATTTAAGCACTATAAAGAACTTGAAGAAATAGGACTAGGAGCACCACAAATTACGTATTTAATAAATGAACTTATTAAAAAGGGTTTTGATATAAAAGAAGATATAACAACAATTGAAGAGGCGAAATTAGAGCTTATAAAATGTCTAAAGAATCGTTACATTTAG
- a CDS encoding energy-coupling factor transporter transmembrane component T family protein, whose amino-acid sequence MIRDITIGQYYPTYSIIHQLDPRVKINGTFAFILSIFFVGNFYGYIVAALFLFGTIRISKVPVKFILKGLKAIFMILLFTVLLNMFLTPGENVLLKAGPLTVTDKGFELAIFMAIRLIFLIMGSSLLTLTTSPIQLTDGIERLLSPLTKIKVPAHEIAMMMTIALRFIPILLEETDKIMKAQMARGADFDSGNIIKKAKSLIPLLVPLFISAFRRADDLAMAMEARCYRGGEGRTKLKELIYERKDFIAYCILLAYFVMIIIV is encoded by the coding sequence ATGATAAGAGACATTACAATTGGACAATATTATCCAACGTATTCTATAATACATCAATTAGACCCAAGAGTTAAAATAAACGGGACCTTTGCTTTTATTTTATCCATATTTTTTGTGGGGAATTTTTATGGATATATAGTGGCAGCATTGTTTTTATTTGGAACCATTAGGATTTCAAAAGTACCTGTCAAATTTATTCTAAAAGGGCTAAAAGCTATATTTATGATTTTGTTATTTACAGTACTATTAAATATGTTTTTAACCCCAGGAGAAAATGTTTTGTTAAAAGCAGGCCCATTAACCGTTACTGATAAAGGGTTTGAATTGGCTATTTTTATGGCTATTAGGTTAATATTTTTAATAATGGGATCTTCATTATTAACATTAACCACTTCGCCAATACAGTTAACAGATGGCATTGAAAGACTATTGTCTCCACTAACCAAAATTAAAGTACCTGCCCATGAAATTGCTATGATGATGACCATTGCTTTAAGATTTATTCCAATTTTATTAGAAGAAACAGACAAGATTATGAAGGCTCAAATGGCAAGAGGTGCAGATTTTGATAGCGGTAACATTATTAAGAAAGCAAAAAGCTTGATTCCATTATTAGTGCCTCTCTTTATATCAGCATTTAGAAGAGCCGATGATTTGGCAATGGCTATGGAAGCAAGATGTTATAGAGGCGGAGAAGGAAGAACTAAGCTAAAAGAATTGATATATGAAAGAAAAGATTTTATAGCATATTGTATATTATTGGCATATTTTGTTATGATAATAATCGTATAG
- the truA gene encoding tRNA pseudouridine(38-40) synthase TruA encodes MKRIKLIIAYDGTNYCGWQIQNNAITIQEKIEEACRKLFSQEIKLIGASRTDTGVHAMGQVAVFDVDTTIPCDKIAYALNARLPEDIVIQKSEEVPLEFHPRYDAIKKTYNYLILNQEFILPQHRHYATFISKKLDLGEMKKATKLFIGKKDFNAFCSAHSSVKSTVRTVYDLEVKKEDSFIKIVITGNGFLYNMVRIIAGTLIDIGLHRITIEDLNRIIESKDRANASATAPAKGLTLEKIYYGEEKI; translated from the coding sequence ATGAAAAGAATTAAATTAATAATAGCATATGATGGAACCAATTATTGCGGGTGGCAAATACAAAACAATGCCATAACCATACAAGAGAAAATTGAAGAAGCTTGTAGAAAATTGTTTTCCCAGGAAATAAAATTAATAGGTGCAAGCAGAACAGATACAGGGGTTCATGCTATGGGACAAGTAGCCGTTTTTGATGTGGATACTACTATACCATGTGATAAAATTGCATATGCATTAAATGCAAGATTACCAGAGGATATTGTGATACAAAAATCAGAAGAAGTGCCTTTGGAATTTCATCCTAGATATGATGCAATTAAAAAAACTTATAATTATTTAATCTTAAACCAAGAGTTTATATTACCCCAACATAGACATTATGCTACGTTTATATCTAAAAAATTAGACTTAGGGGAGATGAAAAAAGCAACCAAACTATTTATTGGAAAAAAAGATTTTAATGCATTTTGTTCTGCTCATTCTTCTGTTAAAAGCACTGTAAGAACAGTTTATGATTTAGAAGTGAAGAAAGAGGATTCATTTATTAAAATAGTCATAACAGGAAATGGATTTTTGTACAATATGGTTAGAATTATTGCAGGCACTTTAATTGATATTGGGCTACATAGAATTACCATTGAGGATCTAAATAGAATTATTGAAAGCAAAGATAGAGCAAATGCAAGTGCAACTGCTCCAGCGAAAGGTTTAACATTAGAGAAAATATATTACGGGGAGGAAAAAATATGA
- a CDS encoding YibE/F family protein: MILRKTISSFLIVLILLLGISSNVLANEERDELYTGEVISIISDEKIEYETSGGAYTFRQQVMKVKLLDGKYQGQLVEVVNDIDDMMAYQLIVSKGDKVIVFLSEYDNQFRIFDMKRDSQILWLVILFMAIMLIIGGWKGFKSILSLLITLIAIVGVFLPRVLKGDNPLVLSIIISIIVTFFTILIISGVNKKSITAIMGISFGVISAGLIALIFGQLTHLTGIASSEAQMLMYIPQVLNEGLQLDFGDLLFASILLGTLGAVMDVCISIASAISEIYDANPALKVRQLFWSGMNIGRDIMGTMSNTLILAYVGSSIHIMLLYLAYELPLKDILNQELVATEIVRALTGTIGLVLSIPLTALTGAILYKKNFFKRAN, translated from the coding sequence ATGATATTAAGAAAAACAATAAGCTCTTTTTTAATAGTACTTATTTTGTTATTAGGAATAAGTTCAAATGTATTAGCTAATGAAGAAAGAGATGAATTATACACAGGGGAAGTTATTAGTATCATTAGCGATGAAAAAATAGAATATGAGACATCTGGAGGTGCATATACTTTTAGACAACAAGTTATGAAAGTGAAGCTTTTAGATGGTAAGTATCAAGGGCAATTGGTTGAGGTTGTAAACGACATTGATGATATGATGGCTTATCAGTTGATTGTTAGTAAAGGGGATAAGGTTATTGTTTTTCTTTCAGAGTATGACAATCAATTCCGTATATTTGACATGAAACGAGATTCACAGATTTTGTGGTTGGTTATTCTATTTATGGCAATTATGTTGATTATAGGTGGTTGGAAAGGGTTTAAAAGTATTCTTTCTTTATTAATAACCCTAATTGCAATCGTAGGGGTTTTCCTACCGAGAGTTTTAAAAGGAGATAATCCTCTAGTACTATCTATTATAATATCAATAATCGTTACATTTTTTACCATACTAATTATTTCAGGCGTTAATAAAAAGTCAATTACTGCTATTATGGGAATATCTTTTGGTGTTATTTCTGCGGGACTTATTGCCTTGATTTTTGGACAATTAACTCATTTGACAGGCATTGCATCAAGTGAGGCACAAATGCTAATGTATATTCCACAAGTATTGAATGAAGGCCTTCAATTGGATTTTGGAGATTTATTATTTGCAAGTATATTACTTGGGACATTAGGAGCGGTTATGGATGTCTGTATCTCTATAGCTTCTGCAATTAGTGAAATATACGATGCAAATCCAGCACTGAAGGTTAGACAATTATTTTGGTCGGGTATGAATATTGGTCGAGATATAATGGGAACCATGTCTAATACACTAATATTAGCCTATGTTGGGAGTTCAATACACATAATGTTATTGTATTTAGCCTATGAGTTGCCTTTAAAAGATATATTGAACCAAGAGTTGGTTGCTACAGAGATCGTAAGAGCTTTAACAGGAACTATTGGTCTCGTTCTTTCTATCCCATTAACAGCATTAACAGGTGCAATCTTATATAAAAAAAATTTTTTTAAAAGAGCTAATTAA
- the rplM gene encoding 50S ribosomal protein L13, translated as MSSFMAKAETVERKWYVVDATGHTLGRLASEVAAVLRGKHKPIFTPHVDTGDHVIIINADKVKLTGKKLDQKLYRYHTGHPGGLREITYKEMLANKPEEVFMHAVKGMLPKNVLGRQMLTKLRVYRGTEHGHAAQKPEVLEIKY; from the coding sequence ATGAGCAGTTTTATGGCGAAAGCAGAAACAGTTGAGAGAAAATGGTATGTTGTCGATGCAACTGGCCATACTTTAGGACGTTTAGCTTCTGAAGTAGCAGCAGTGCTTAGAGGAAAACATAAACCAATCTTTACACCTCATGTTGATACAGGTGATCATGTTATAATTATTAATGCAGATAAAGTTAAATTAACTGGTAAAAAACTTGATCAAAAATTATACAGATACCATACAGGTCATCCAGGTGGTTTAAGAGAGATTACTTATAAAGAAATGTTAGCAAACAAACCAGAAGAAGTATTTATGCATGCAGTAAAAGGAATGTTACCTAAAAATGTTTTAGGAAGACAAATGCTTACTAAATTGCGTGTATACAGAGGAACAGAGCACGGACATGCAGCACAAAAACCAGAAGTACTAGAAATCAAATATTAG
- the rpsI gene encoding 30S ribosomal protein S9 — translation MATVKYYGTGRRKTSIARVYLVPGNGNITINKSNIDEYLPLETLKFIVRQPLELTQTTDKFDVLVSVHGGGFTGQAGAIRHGISRALLQVDAELRPALKKAGFLTRDPRMKERKKYGLKAARRAPQFSKR, via the coding sequence TTGGCAACGGTTAAATATTATGGAACAGGTAGAAGAAAAACGAGTATTGCTAGAGTGTATTTAGTACCAGGTAATGGTAATATTACAATCAATAAATCAAATATAGATGAATATCTTCCATTGGAGACTCTAAAATTTATTGTACGTCAACCATTAGAATTAACTCAAACAACAGACAAATTTGATGTTTTAGTTAGTGTACATGGTGGAGGATTTACAGGCCAAGCTGGAGCGATCAGACACGGAATTTCTAGAGCATTATTACAAGTTGATGCAGAATTACGTCCAGCTCTTAAAAAAGCAGGTTTCTTAACAAGAGATCCAAGAATGAAAGAAAGAAAAAAATACGGTTTAAAAGCAGCGAGACGTGCACCACAGTTCTCAAAAAGATAA
- the ymfI gene encoding elongation factor P 5-aminopentanone reductase: protein MSKSVVITGASRGIGKAIALKFAKEGYNIGIICKNNEGLLQQVEQEIKALGVTVTQMVGDISDFNTASNILDHFYNTLGSIDVLVNNAGISYIGLLSDMSIEDWHNVINTNLTSVFNTCHYVIPKMLQNKMGKIINISSVWGEVGASCEVAYSASKGGLNAFTNALGKELAPSNIQVNAIACGAIETDMNRFLDEDEKQALVDEIPSNRMGAAEEVADLVCFLASDGANYLTGQVIRLDGGWI, encoded by the coding sequence ATGAGTAAGTCTGTGGTTATTACAGGAGCTTCAAGAGGAATCGGTAAGGCCATTGCTTTAAAGTTTGCTAAGGAAGGTTATAATATCGGTATTATATGTAAAAATAATGAAGGGTTGCTCCAACAAGTGGAACAAGAGATAAAAGCATTAGGTGTTACTGTCACCCAAATGGTTGGTGATATAAGTGATTTTAATACAGCATCCAATATATTAGATCACTTTTATAATACCCTAGGTTCAATTGATGTTTTGGTCAATAATGCTGGCATCTCCTACATAGGTTTGTTATCTGACATGTCTATTGAAGACTGGCATAATGTGATTAATACTAATTTAACCAGTGTTTTTAATACTTGCCATTATGTGATTCCTAAAATGTTGCAGAACAAAATGGGTAAAATCATTAATATTTCTTCTGTTTGGGGGGAAGTTGGTGCTTCTTGTGAAGTAGCTTATTCTGCTTCTAAAGGTGGATTAAATGCATTTACCAATGCCTTAGGTAAAGAACTTGCTCCTAGTAATATTCAAGTAAACGCTATTGCTTGTGGTGCTATTGAGACGGATATGAATCGTTTTTTAGATGAGGATGAGAAACAGGCTTTGGTTGATGAGATTCCTAGTAATAGGATGGGGGCAGCTGAAGAAGTTGCTGATTTGGTTTGTTTTTTGGCTAGTGATGGTGCCAATTATTTGACTGGGCAGGTTATTCGACTTGATGGAGGGTGGATTTAA
- a CDS encoding deoxyribonuclease IV: MIKIGSHVSISGGLIKAAQEALSYDSNTFMVYTGAPQNTKRKDITDLKIQEGHAFMKSHNLSDIVVHAPYIVNLASYQDDIFELAIRFLGEEIERTTALGANYIVVHPGSYTKKDLDYGIDRIAEGLNNVLDTTTKPYVLLETMSGKGSEVGFRFEQLERIISKVTHNDKIGVCFDTCHTHDSGYDIVNDFDGVINEFDKIIGLEKLKVFHLNGSLNPIGAKKDRHANIGADGNNPKGKDYIGFDAIYNIVHHEVAKDKPLILETPWISKTQNLYKEEIHLLRGDTNE; encoded by the coding sequence ATGATAAAAATCGGTTCTCATGTCTCAATATCAGGTGGCTTAATTAAAGCTGCTCAAGAAGCTTTATCTTATGATTCTAATACTTTTATGGTTTATACTGGTGCACCTCAAAACACAAAAAGAAAAGACATTACTGATCTAAAAATACAAGAAGGTCATGCGTTTATGAAATCTCATAACCTTTCTGATATTGTTGTCCATGCACCTTATATTGTAAACCTTGCATCCTATCAAGATGATATTTTTGAATTGGCTATTCGTTTTTTAGGTGAGGAAATTGAAAGAACAACTGCTTTAGGGGCAAATTATATTGTTGTACATCCAGGGTCTTATACAAAAAAAGATTTAGATTATGGCATAGATAGAATTGCAGAAGGATTAAACAACGTTTTAGATACTACTACAAAGCCCTATGTTCTATTAGAAACTATGTCAGGTAAAGGCTCAGAAGTTGGTTTTAGATTTGAACAGTTAGAAAGAATTATAAGCAAAGTTACCCATAATGATAAAATTGGCGTTTGCTTTGATACATGTCATACCCATGACAGTGGCTATGATATTGTTAATGATTTTGATGGTGTTATAAATGAATTTGATAAAATCATCGGTCTAGAAAAGCTTAAAGTATTTCATCTTAATGGTTCTCTTAATCCTATAGGTGCAAAAAAAGATCGTCATGCCAATATAGGTGCTGATGGTAACAACCCTAAAGGAAAAGATTATATTGGTTTTGATGCCATTTATAATATTGTTCATCATGAAGTTGCTAAGGATAAACCATTAATTCTTGAAACCCCTTGGATAAGTAAAACACAGAATTTATATAAAGAAGAAATTCATTTATTACGAGGTGATACGAATGAGTAA
- a CDS encoding LCP family protein, giving the protein MKKTNNKFMYLIFSIGFIVLISASLLIGYANPHTNTPNNKPINNNNTNTNQQENNNTVVVPQPERPNSKLDSITGLIIGNDGSGFLVDVLMVAHLDTQTNEVKIVSVPRDLIIDFREEHFKHIKENNPRNRVLFCKLSELYAYLGHNEQALKDLIAVVEIIIGLEIDHYVKVDIDAFKDIVDIVDGVEFDVPENMFHEDPLQDLYINLRKGVQILDGNKAEQLVRFRGYRLGDLKRIEVQREFLSVLITKVLSESNLQEILSIVDTVYKYLETDISFFDILKYANYVVKVDTDNFMNTDNMITIPSSFIKINKIDYLEWKLEEANLKVKELID; this is encoded by the coding sequence ATGAAAAAAACAAATAATAAATTTATGTATCTCATTTTTTCAATAGGTTTTATAGTATTAATCTCAGCAAGTCTTTTGATAGGATATGCAAATCCTCATACTAATACACCAAATAATAAACCAATTAACAATAATAATACAAATACAAATCAACAAGAAAATAATAATACCGTTGTTGTACCTCAACCTGAAAGGCCAAATTCAAAATTAGATTCCATAACTGGATTAATAATTGGAAATGATGGAAGTGGTTTTTTGGTGGATGTTTTAATGGTAGCACATTTAGACACGCAAACCAATGAAGTGAAAATAGTGTCTGTTCCACGTGATTTAATCATCGATTTTAGGGAAGAACATTTTAAACATATTAAAGAAAATAATCCCAGAAATAGAGTATTGTTTTGTAAATTAAGCGAGCTATACGCTTATTTAGGTCATAATGAACAAGCATTAAAAGACTTGATTGCTGTTGTAGAAATCATTATAGGTTTAGAAATTGACCATTATGTAAAGGTAGATATAGATGCTTTTAAAGATATAGTTGATATAGTTGATGGTGTTGAATTTGATGTCCCGGAGAATATGTTCCATGAAGACCCACTCCAAGATTTATATATAAACCTTAGAAAAGGTGTCCAAATACTTGATGGAAATAAAGCAGAGCAGTTGGTTAGATTTAGAGGGTATAGACTTGGTGACCTTAAAAGAATAGAAGTACAAAGAGAATTTTTATCTGTATTAATTACTAAGGTCCTTAGTGAAAGTAATTTACAAGAAATATTAAGTATTGTGGATACAGTTTATAAATACCTTGAAACAGATATCTCCTTCTTTGATATTCTAAAGTATGCAAATTATGTTGTTAAAGTGGATACTGATAATTTTATGAATACGGATAATATGATAACCATACCTTCTAGTTTTATAAAAATTAATAAAATAGATTATCTAGAGTGGAAGCTAGAAGAAGCAAATTTAAAAGTAAAAGAGCTTATTGACTAA
- a CDS encoding LCP family protein, with amino-acid sequence MKKNNNKKNNKQNDNKKVINKFLKVFLTSIAIFLVIGSLITGGYIYLLSQYDGDDLSFINFSGFGKNRNESGKGIKENLTFAFFGVDEDGYRPDSLMVGIFNTKTKNLDIVSIPRDTRIELPDRLYATLRERRSDTPRVMKINAVSAYSHPDKRNEYAVEALESLVPIKIDYYIKLNLESFKKVVDMIGGVEITVPQNMVYSDPYQNLYINLKAGRQVLNGAQAEQLVRFRSGYGDQDLGRIRMQQEFMKEFSKQILTDRNILNLTNILSTALEQAETNFEFNDVLQYMQFANDFDVEKLEMATLPGQPRTVGGVSYFVMDEEGTIELFEEIKMKNKPIDKKTEKEEPKLISSVGKNIEVLNSTTIGGIAGETRDLLREKGFTVVNVGNFLSGALNTTKIIVREENMGEDLKEFFNNPVVEVDNQLSPSNIDIRIILGTNQ; translated from the coding sequence TTGAAAAAGAATAATAACAAAAAAAATAATAAACAAAATGACAATAAAAAAGTAATTAATAAATTTTTAAAAGTATTTTTAACAAGTATAGCTATCTTTTTAGTTATTGGTTCATTAATTACGGGAGGTTATATTTACTTACTTAGTCAATATGATGGAGATGATCTATCTTTTATTAATTTCTCTGGATTTGGGAAAAACCGTAACGAAAGTGGTAAAGGTATAAAAGAAAACTTAACATTCGCTTTTTTTGGTGTAGATGAAGATGGCTATAGACCAGACTCACTTATGGTAGGAATATTTAACACAAAAACTAAGAACTTAGACATCGTTTCAATACCTAGAGATACACGTATTGAATTACCAGACAGATTATATGCTACGTTAAGGGAAAGAAGAAGTGACACACCAAGAGTTATGAAAATTAATGCTGTATCAGCCTACTCTCATCCTGATAAAAGAAATGAATATGCAGTAGAAGCTTTAGAAAGTCTTGTACCCATTAAAATCGATTACTATATTAAGTTGAATTTAGAGTCCTTTAAAAAAGTAGTGGATATGATTGGGGGCGTTGAAATTACAGTGCCTCAAAACATGGTATATTCAGACCCATATCAAAACTTGTATATAAACTTAAAAGCGGGTAGACAAGTGTTAAATGGTGCTCAAGCAGAGCAACTGGTAAGGTTTAGATCAGGCTATGGAGACCAGGACCTTGGTAGAATTCGAATGCAACAAGAATTCATGAAAGAGTTCTCAAAGCAAATCTTGACAGACAGAAATATATTAAACTTAACAAATATATTGTCAACTGCATTAGAACAGGCAGAGACTAACTTTGAATTTAATGATGTACTACAATATATGCAATTTGCCAATGATTTTGATGTGGAGAAGCTAGAAATGGCCACATTACCAGGACAACCAAGAACCGTTGGTGGGGTATCCTACTTTGTTATGGACGAAGAAGGTACCATAGAACTATTTGAAGAGATTAAAATGAAAAATAAACCAATAGACAAAAAAACTGAAAAGGAAGAGCCAAAATTAATATCTTCAGTAGGTAAAAATATAGAGGTCTTAAATAGTACAACCATAGGTGGTATTGCAGGAGAAACAAGAGATCTTCTTAGAGAAAAAGGATTTACTGTTGTAAATGTTGGGAATTTTCTCAGCGGGGCCCTAAATACCACTAAAATTATTGTAAGAGAAGAAAACATGGGAGAAGATTTAAAAGAGTTTTTTAATAATCCAGTTGTGGAAGTAGATAATCAACTTTCTCCAAGTAATATAGATATTAGAATAATTTTAGGTACTAATCAATAG